In Salinibacterium sp. ZJ70, one DNA window encodes the following:
- a CDS encoding Gfo/Idh/MocA family protein, with protein MTTAMPAPVLPLLRGGPRLRWGVLAPGAIARSFASALHRHTDQRIDAVASRDTARADAFASEHGIARSYGDYRQLVADPAVDIVYVAAPHTHHLPLALLALEHGKHVLVEKPLAASAAEAREIAAAAHRAGRFAMEAMHTRFHPKTSVLTQLLADGAVGEPVLLQAEIGLGGVAYDARNRLFDPALGGGAALDIGVYPLWLDQLVLGRPDRIVVSGTTAATGIEDQFCAVMHHGSALATVGASLRTWTSSHATIAGDAGRIRLDSRLPLPGSLELIDSANSPISRFDDRSGIVGSDGLCWQAAWAAQHIADGLTESPMHPLARSVDVLETIDEIRRALGAEGAPE; from the coding sequence ATGACAACGGCCATGCCGGCGCCCGTCCTGCCGCTGCTGCGCGGCGGACCGCGCCTGCGATGGGGCGTGCTGGCGCCGGGGGCGATCGCGCGCTCATTCGCGTCTGCGCTGCACCGACACACCGATCAGCGGATCGACGCCGTCGCGTCGCGGGACACAGCGCGGGCGGACGCCTTCGCATCGGAGCATGGAATCGCGCGGTCCTACGGCGACTATCGGCAGCTCGTCGCCGACCCAGCTGTCGACATCGTCTACGTCGCCGCACCGCACACACACCATCTGCCCCTCGCTCTGCTCGCGCTGGAGCACGGCAAGCACGTTCTCGTGGAGAAGCCGCTCGCCGCGAGTGCAGCCGAAGCACGCGAGATCGCCGCGGCCGCTCACCGCGCGGGTCGCTTCGCGATGGAGGCGATGCATACCCGATTCCACCCGAAGACGAGCGTGCTCACGCAGCTGCTCGCAGATGGGGCGGTCGGCGAACCTGTGCTGCTGCAGGCGGAGATCGGATTGGGCGGGGTCGCCTACGACGCACGCAACCGCCTCTTCGACCCCGCTCTCGGCGGCGGCGCGGCGCTCGACATCGGTGTGTATCCGCTGTGGCTCGACCAGCTCGTGCTCGGCCGTCCCGATCGCATCGTAGTCAGTGGAACCACCGCAGCGACCGGGATCGAGGATCAGTTCTGCGCGGTGATGCACCACGGGAGTGCGCTCGCCACCGTCGGCGCGAGCCTGCGCACGTGGACGAGCTCACATGCGACGATCGCTGGCGATGCCGGCCGGATTCGGCTCGACTCGCGGCTGCCGCTGCCCGGTAGCCTCGAGCTGATCGACAGCGCGAACTCTCCGATCTCACGGTTCGACGACCGCAGCGGCATCGTCGGATCCGACGGACTGTGCTGGCAGGCGGCCTGGGCGGCGCAGCACATCGCCGACGGACTGACGGAGTCCCCCATGCACCCCCTCGCACGGTCAGTCGACGTGCTGGAGACCATCGATGAGATCCGCCGAGCACTCGGCGCGGAAGGAGCACCCGAATGA
- a CDS encoding MFS transporter, whose translation MASAPDLMTGRIVSRGAGPFRPTVVAFAAAGMVAFAELYGVQALLPAIAREFDISAGSAALAQSAGALGVAVAVLPWSFAARRVGRGTLIRIAVISTIMLSPVVVFAGSLEVLLVVRFLQGAVLAGIPALAVPHLGDLLARAPAVIAAGWYISGTAIGGLTGRLVAGVVGAVADWRTALIAVSLVVAAAAILFLAAAPRVAGRPAIASGLRSGLDRRGIGALCGLALVQMGAFVALYNFLGFRLIAPPLSFPEMMVTGIFVLYVVGSIAAARSGRAAARWGKARVMGCALVVQSAGAALTAADGASAIVVGTAIVTASFFTVHALAAGWVAELANGSAVPTGLYTIAYYAGAAVLGWCFGLVLDVGGWSALAATIVAASAASLLLVRVASTGVRGR comes from the coding sequence GTGGCTTCTGCACCCGATCTCATGACCGGTCGGATCGTCTCGCGGGGTGCCGGACCGTTTCGGCCGACCGTCGTCGCATTCGCGGCGGCGGGCATGGTGGCTTTCGCCGAGCTGTACGGCGTGCAGGCTCTGCTCCCCGCGATCGCGCGGGAGTTCGACATCTCTGCCGGGTCCGCCGCTCTCGCGCAGTCGGCGGGAGCGCTGGGCGTCGCCGTCGCCGTTCTGCCCTGGTCGTTCGCCGCGCGCCGCGTCGGCCGGGGCACCCTCATCCGGATCGCCGTGATCTCGACGATCATGCTGAGCCCGGTGGTGGTGTTCGCGGGCAGTCTCGAGGTGCTGCTCGTTGTGCGCTTTCTGCAGGGCGCGGTCCTCGCGGGAATCCCCGCCTTGGCCGTGCCGCACCTGGGGGACCTGCTGGCACGCGCGCCTGCAGTCATCGCGGCGGGCTGGTACATCAGCGGAACGGCGATCGGAGGGCTCACCGGTCGTCTGGTTGCGGGCGTCGTCGGCGCAGTCGCCGACTGGCGCACGGCGCTCATCGCAGTGAGCCTGGTGGTGGCGGCCGCAGCCATCCTGTTCCTGGCGGCGGCGCCGCGCGTCGCAGGAAGACCCGCGATCGCCAGCGGGTTGCGATCCGGGCTCGATCGACGCGGCATCGGGGCCCTCTGCGGCTTGGCGCTGGTGCAGATGGGCGCCTTCGTGGCGCTGTACAACTTCCTCGGGTTCCGACTCATCGCCCCGCCGCTCTCGTTTCCCGAGATGATGGTGACTGGGATCTTCGTGCTGTACGTGGTGGGGTCGATCGCTGCGGCCAGGTCGGGTCGAGCCGCTGCCCGCTGGGGGAAGGCCAGAGTGATGGGCTGCGCGTTGGTCGTGCAATCGGCGGGTGCCGCGCTCACGGCGGCCGACGGGGCGTCAGCCATCGTCGTCGGCACTGCGATCGTGACGGCCAGCTTCTTCACCGTGCACGCGCTCGCGGCGGGGTGGGTCGCCGAGCTCGCGAACGGCAGCGCCGTGCCGACGGGGTTGTACACCATTGCGTATTACGCGGGTGCCGCGGTGCTCGGCTGGTGCTTCGGTCTGGTGCTGGATGTGGGCGGATGGAGTGCGCTGGCGGCGACGATCGTGGCGGCATCCGCAGCATCCCTGCTGCTCGTTCGGGTGGCCAGCACTGGAGTCCGGGGTCGGTGA
- a CDS encoding helix-turn-helix domain-containing protein yields the protein MLAPTASAMFIDRLEVLSLLGGTTYLEGAHPDRPTFDVVHVATGTAHLGAQPPRLGAGDIAVLRSAGRVRIDVASGAHLVIVRIPETAAGPHAQAMRGASGRTLRAEQGTSGLVAHLLRGLAAQGDVGTEHPARLSQHVVGLIGLMCLDSRDDDAWRPDILREAIEYIEQHLSDLDLNPDAIAAAQNISTRTLHRLFEREGLTLGTWIRTRRLEQCRAELTDPVLATTAVSAIGARWGLWDAAHFSRLFKSAYGASPRAYRQQVLAERSRTSNQLKSA from the coding sequence ATGCTTGCGCCCACCGCATCAGCGATGTTCATTGATCGCCTGGAGGTTCTCAGCCTTCTCGGCGGTACCACCTACCTGGAAGGCGCGCATCCCGACCGCCCCACGTTCGACGTCGTCCACGTCGCCACCGGCACCGCACATCTGGGGGCTCAGCCGCCGCGGCTCGGCGCGGGCGATATCGCCGTCCTCCGAAGTGCCGGACGCGTGCGGATCGACGTCGCCTCGGGGGCTCACCTTGTGATCGTACGCATCCCCGAGACGGCAGCAGGCCCGCACGCGCAGGCCATGCGCGGCGCGTCAGGGCGCACCCTGCGCGCCGAACAGGGGACGTCGGGTCTCGTCGCCCACCTCCTCCGCGGTCTCGCGGCCCAGGGGGACGTGGGCACCGAGCACCCCGCGCGACTCTCCCAGCACGTCGTCGGACTCATCGGGCTCATGTGCCTCGACTCGCGAGACGATGACGCCTGGCGACCCGACATTCTGCGCGAGGCCATCGAGTACATCGAGCAGCATCTGTCTGACCTCGACCTCAACCCCGACGCGATCGCCGCGGCCCAGAACATCTCGACACGGACGCTGCACCGGCTCTTCGAACGCGAAGGCCTCACTCTCGGCACCTGGATCCGCACCCGGCGTCTGGAGCAGTGCCGCGCCGAACTCACCGACCCCGTGCTTGCGACGACCGCAGTGAGCGCGATCGGAGCCCGATGGGGGCTGTGGGATGCCGCACATTTCAGCCGGCTGTTCAAGAGCGCCTATGGAGCCTCGCCCCGCGCGTATCGGCAGCAGGTGCTCGCTGAGCGCTCACGCACGTCGAATCAGCTCAAGTCGGCCTAG
- a CDS encoding serine hydrolase domain-containing protein, whose product MSEPEIIDIAGSTDPSFAEFPEVFARAIAAQGGGGAALTVIHHGRTVVDLVGGTYRPDTVQLVFSVSKALTAIAALHAADAGTLDLDEPLGERWVEFRKRSTASITPRMVLSHRSGIASLDRALSYREILSGAGEEAVAAQEPYWEPGTRHGYHAFTFGPLMDGIFRRTLGMTVGAYLASQIVRPRGLDIWLGFPDDLHPRLAPVRYQHGAVSRSRAAFAAASGIPTGTTSALAREMDVYNGPGFARAGFPSSSGVASARSLAELFAATMDESLLAPASRRDLVGELSRGTDAVLGVETAFSTGMQLPFPQFPMFGPSSYGHEAAGGSFAIADPEADLVVAWTTDMFPRMAGASPSGLALIDTIRHLLRRQA is encoded by the coding sequence ATGAGCGAGCCGGAGATCATCGACATCGCGGGGAGCACGGACCCATCCTTCGCAGAGTTCCCCGAGGTGTTCGCGCGCGCCATCGCGGCGCAAGGTGGCGGGGGTGCCGCCCTCACGGTGATCCACCACGGGCGCACTGTCGTGGATCTGGTGGGCGGCACCTACCGTCCCGACACCGTGCAGCTGGTCTTCTCGGTGTCCAAGGCGCTCACGGCGATCGCCGCGCTGCATGCGGCCGACGCGGGGACGCTCGACCTCGACGAGCCTCTCGGCGAACGATGGGTCGAGTTCCGGAAGCGTTCCACCGCCTCCATCACCCCGCGGATGGTGCTGTCGCATCGTTCGGGGATCGCCTCGCTCGATCGGGCTCTCAGCTACCGGGAGATCCTCTCGGGAGCAGGCGAGGAGGCAGTCGCCGCCCAGGAACCCTACTGGGAGCCGGGGACGCGACACGGCTACCACGCGTTCACCTTCGGGCCGCTGATGGATGGCATCTTCCGTCGCACCCTCGGGATGACGGTAGGCGCGTACCTCGCGTCGCAGATCGTGCGCCCACGCGGACTCGACATCTGGCTCGGCTTCCCCGACGATCTCCACCCCCGGCTCGCACCGGTCCGCTATCAGCACGGGGCGGTCTCTCGCTCCCGGGCGGCGTTCGCAGCGGCGAGCGGCATCCCCACCGGGACGACCTCCGCACTCGCGCGGGAGATGGACGTATACAACGGCCCAGGTTTCGCCCGCGCCGGGTTCCCTTCCTCGAGCGGCGTCGCCTCGGCGAGGTCTCTCGCCGAGCTCTTCGCGGCGACCATGGACGAGTCGCTGCTGGCGCCCGCGTCGCGTCGCGACCTCGTCGGAGAGCTGTCTCGCGGCACCGATGCGGTGCTGGGTGTCGAGACGGCGTTCTCCACCGGCATGCAGCTGCCGTTCCCGCAGTTCCCGATGTTCGGTCCGTCGTCGTACGGACACGAGGCGGCGGGCGGATCGTTCGCGATCGCCGACCCCGAAGCAGATCTCGTCGTCGCCTGGACGACCGACATGTTCCCCCGGATGGCAGGGGCGAGTCCGTCCGGACTCGCCCTCATCGACACCATCCGACACCTGCTGCGCCGCCAGGCGTAG
- a CDS encoding sugar phosphate isomerase/epimerase — translation MAADDNIRFGTNIITFYESAWWGLEPGLNHPRWTEAFWADPRRYFDGMLDGARDAGLEGIELAPDPAGWEAALKVYGSTAGFRAALEERGLELSSSYAHGRQLIGNAMADSSLIAVADDAFERHAAFLAEMGASTIVTGNIMRSRFGNESPDDTATPEDFSRPVERDLHERFADHLNRLGAITWKHGVTIAIHTDAYSVCSRNEDIATVMELTDPESIGLCPDAGHITLDGGDAVAVLRDHIDRVPTMHWKDCASPLSGHVLRGDQKERHAVMLTHFRILGSGLVDWNEWMRILRDHAWKGWATEEIDNSPDPIGELRHGLEFFREHLAPIYR, via the coding sequence ATGGCCGCCGACGACAACATCCGCTTCGGCACCAACATCATCACGTTCTACGAGTCGGCGTGGTGGGGACTCGAACCGGGGCTCAACCACCCCCGTTGGACGGAGGCGTTCTGGGCAGACCCGCGTCGCTACTTCGACGGCATGCTCGACGGCGCCCGCGACGCCGGACTCGAGGGCATCGAGCTCGCGCCCGACCCCGCGGGCTGGGAGGCGGCGCTGAAGGTGTACGGAAGCACAGCGGGCTTCCGGGCAGCGCTCGAGGAGCGAGGCCTCGAGCTGAGCTCGAGCTACGCCCATGGGCGTCAGCTGATCGGCAACGCGATGGCCGACTCGTCTCTCATCGCCGTGGCCGACGATGCGTTCGAGCGTCATGCTGCGTTCCTCGCGGAGATGGGTGCATCGACCATCGTCACCGGCAACATCATGCGCAGCCGCTTCGGCAACGAGAGCCCCGATGACACCGCCACGCCGGAGGACTTCTCGCGGCCCGTGGAGCGCGACCTGCATGAGCGCTTCGCCGACCACCTGAATCGCCTGGGTGCGATCACCTGGAAGCACGGCGTCACCATCGCGATCCACACCGACGCGTACTCGGTCTGCTCGCGCAATGAGGACATCGCGACGGTCATGGAGCTGACCGACCCCGAGTCGATCGGGCTGTGCCCGGACGCTGGCCACATCACCCTTGACGGCGGAGATGCTGTTGCGGTGCTGCGCGACCACATCGATCGTGTGCCCACGATGCACTGGAAGGACTGCGCATCACCGCTGTCGGGGCACGTGCTGCGCGGCGACCAGAAGGAGCGCCACGCGGTCATGCTCACCCACTTCCGCATTCTCGGCTCAGGTCTCGTCGACTGGAACGAGTGGATGCGCATCCTGCGCGACCATGCGTGGAAGGGCTGGGCGACGGAAGAGATCGACAACTCACCTGACCCGATCGGCGAGCTGCGCCACGGTCTCGAGTTCTTCCGCGAGCACCTGGCCCCCATCTACCGGTGA
- a CDS encoding NADP-dependent oxidoreductase — translation MSTMRAARYARYGGPEVVEIVEVERPEPGPDECLVRLRAAGLNPADVKVRRGATPVAPLPSGIGREYAGTVEVVGSAVTEFAVGDEVIGTGEWVIGEYAVTPAGLLAPKPAELPWTWAASVPVAVQTAAVAVFSQNPGPGDTVLVSAAAGGVGFFASQYAVRSGARVIGTASERNHSLLRELGVEPVSYGPGLADRLKEIAPEGISIVLDHEGQATIEAALSLGVPRHRINTISGYSTWYEVEYVARRGMNRDVVDAITADLVSGALRMRIEEEFPFEQIQEAYRRLETGHLAGKVVLTFG, via the coding sequence ATGAGCACGATGCGTGCAGCCCGATACGCCCGGTACGGCGGACCGGAGGTGGTGGAGATCGTCGAGGTCGAACGCCCGGAGCCCGGCCCTGACGAGTGTCTCGTGCGGCTTCGAGCCGCGGGTCTCAACCCCGCCGACGTGAAGGTGCGGCGGGGCGCGACACCCGTGGCGCCGCTGCCGTCGGGCATCGGCCGGGAGTACGCAGGCACCGTCGAGGTCGTCGGCTCCGCTGTCACCGAGTTCGCCGTGGGCGACGAGGTGATCGGCACCGGCGAGTGGGTGATCGGCGAGTACGCGGTGACCCCCGCCGGACTCCTCGCCCCCAAGCCCGCCGAACTCCCGTGGACCTGGGCTGCGAGCGTCCCGGTGGCTGTCCAGACGGCCGCCGTCGCCGTCTTCTCCCAGAATCCCGGCCCCGGCGACACGGTGCTCGTCAGCGCCGCGGCGGGCGGGGTGGGGTTCTTCGCGTCCCAGTACGCCGTGCGCAGCGGCGCACGCGTCATCGGAACGGCGAGCGAGCGCAACCACTCCCTGCTGCGCGAGCTGGGCGTGGAGCCCGTCAGCTATGGCCCAGGCCTCGCGGACCGTCTGAAGGAGATCGCCCCGGAAGGCATCTCCATCGTCCTCGACCACGAGGGTCAGGCGACCATCGAGGCGGCGCTGAGCCTCGGCGTGCCGCGCCACCGTATCAACACGATCTCCGGGTACAGCACCTGGTACGAGGTCGAGTACGTGGCCCGCCGCGGGATGAACCGAGATGTCGTCGATGCGATCACCGCCGATCTCGTGTCCGGCGCACTGCGAATGCGCATCGAAGAGGAGTTCCCCTTCGAGCAGATCCAGGAGGCGTATCGCCGACTTGAGACCGGACATCTGGCCGGAAAGGTCGTGCTCACGTTCGGCTGA
- a CDS encoding AEC family transporter, protein MIGVLEGVGVIGLIVLVGYLCALSGVLDQRIADALTRVAFYVGMPAVLFNLLSHADLRVVFSDYMTIALASAAVVGVLFVVSSRIWFRRSLGETAIGASSTVFLNSTNMGIPVAAFVLDDPQAIAAVLVLQPILFTPGLMAVLDAAGGGRPTAVRVLTQPLKNPVVAATAAGVACSLLSVDLPDVVEVPVGLVADGTIAMVLLAFGISLRGRRVLGAGSDRVTALVATALKSVVMPLAAWLVAGPILGLDPAIVYATVVVAALPTGQVVYTYASKFRQGVGVARDVVLLTTVLAVPVLFIVTWLLHPIS, encoded by the coding sequence GTGATCGGGGTTCTCGAGGGCGTCGGGGTCATCGGCCTCATCGTCCTCGTGGGATATCTGTGCGCCCTCTCGGGCGTGCTCGATCAGCGCATCGCCGATGCGCTGACGCGTGTGGCCTTCTACGTGGGAATGCCCGCGGTGCTGTTCAACCTGCTCTCGCACGCCGATCTGCGGGTTGTGTTCTCGGATTACATGACGATCGCGCTCGCGAGTGCGGCGGTCGTCGGCGTGCTGTTCGTGGTGAGCTCCCGCATCTGGTTCCGGCGCTCGCTCGGAGAGACCGCGATCGGTGCGTCGTCGACAGTCTTCCTCAACAGCACGAACATGGGCATCCCGGTGGCGGCGTTCGTGCTCGATGATCCGCAGGCGATCGCCGCGGTGCTGGTGCTCCAGCCGATCCTGTTCACGCCCGGGCTGATGGCGGTGCTGGACGCCGCGGGGGGCGGGCGTCCCACCGCTGTACGGGTGCTCACGCAGCCTCTGAAGAATCCGGTCGTGGCGGCCACAGCAGCAGGGGTCGCGTGCTCGCTGCTGTCGGTCGACCTGCCGGACGTGGTTGAGGTCCCGGTCGGACTGGTTGCAGACGGCACGATCGCGATGGTGCTTCTCGCCTTCGGGATCTCGCTTCGCGGACGGCGGGTGCTCGGCGCCGGAAGCGACCGGGTGACCGCGCTCGTCGCCACTGCGCTCAAGTCGGTGGTCATGCCGCTCGCTGCCTGGCTGGTGGCTGGCCCCATTCTCGGGCTCGACCCCGCGATCGTGTACGCCACCGTGGTGGTCGCGGCGCTCCCGACAGGTCAGGTCGTCTACACCTACGCGTCGAAGTTCCGCCAGGGTGTCGGGGTGGCCCGTGACGTCGTGCTGCTCACCACCGTCCTGGCTGTGCCCGTTCTGTTCATTGTGACGTGGCTTCTGCACCCGATCTCATGA
- a CDS encoding VOC family protein — MTQMTGSMIEHIGVLVPNLEEAIERWSAVTGFTFSPIARYRTDRYIDHTDEHPHFHDARISFSREGSPRIELMEVTGEGTHGSDQLGIHHLGIQNIASPETERERLAEIGVGIDGCSLNEDGRILLMFTDKSALDGIRIEYISPLPGPIVADDGSPLPRNPETGKADLWANAPQ; from the coding sequence ATGACCCAGATGACGGGTTCCATGATCGAGCACATCGGCGTCCTCGTTCCCAACCTCGAAGAGGCGATCGAGCGCTGGTCGGCGGTCACCGGATTCACGTTCAGCCCGATCGCGCGGTACCGCACTGACCGCTACATCGACCACACGGACGAGCATCCGCACTTCCACGACGCGCGGATCTCGTTCTCGCGCGAGGGCTCGCCGCGCATCGAGCTGATGGAGGTCACCGGCGAGGGAACTCACGGCTCCGACCAGCTGGGGATCCACCATCTGGGTATTCAGAACATCGCCTCACCGGAGACGGAACGCGAGCGTCTCGCCGAGATCGGCGTCGGCATCGACGGCTGCTCGCTCAATGAGGACGGGCGGATCCTGCTGATGTTCACCGACAAGTCGGCACTCGACGGCATCCGCATTGAGTACATCTCTCCGTTGCCGGGTCCGATCGTCGCCGACGACGGCTCGCCGCTTCCGCGCAACCCGGAGACGGGCAAGGCCGACCTCTGGGCGAACGCCCCGCAGTGA
- a CDS encoding Gfo/Idh/MocA family protein, translating to MKELKVALIGAGFMGRAHSLAYAIAPLASELGATVTKAVLVDANAEIAAGAAAQLGWAESATDWREVIARDDIDIVDICTPPQFHAEIALAAVEAGKHVFCEKPITNDPREARAIVEAARVAGVVTQVGYNYRHTPAVSFAKKLLDEGALGAPLQFRASYNQEVGFWADPNRWRATKATGGSGTVGDIGSHIIDLAEHLFGDIVRVAARARSFGVDGWRPDAERIDGDLIDDAAVWLAEFSNGAIGTFSVNQFAVGRKNRVYFEFDATRASVQFDWNDRETFKVAYVDDPADHRGFRTIHTNDQHPDGWWRLAGLGTGYVDVSAIQFQHFVRAIVSGEPTAPDFARAAHVEDVVAAVYRAGQSDSWVDVTDGGAI from the coding sequence GTGAAGGAACTGAAGGTCGCGCTCATCGGTGCGGGATTCATGGGGCGCGCGCACAGCCTCGCGTATGCGATCGCGCCCCTCGCGAGCGAGCTGGGTGCGACGGTCACCAAGGCGGTGCTCGTCGACGCGAACGCGGAGATCGCCGCCGGTGCGGCGGCGCAGCTGGGGTGGGCGGAATCAGCCACGGATTGGCGGGAGGTGATCGCCCGCGATGACATCGACATCGTCGACATCTGCACGCCTCCGCAGTTCCACGCCGAGATCGCTCTCGCCGCTGTCGAAGCGGGAAAGCATGTCTTCTGCGAGAAGCCCATCACCAACGATCCGCGCGAAGCGCGCGCCATCGTCGAGGCGGCGCGCGTCGCTGGCGTGGTGACGCAGGTCGGCTACAACTACCGGCACACCCCCGCGGTGTCGTTCGCGAAGAAGCTGCTCGATGAAGGCGCCCTCGGTGCACCCCTGCAGTTCCGCGCGAGCTACAACCAGGAGGTCGGGTTCTGGGCCGACCCGAACCGCTGGCGCGCGACCAAGGCGACCGGAGGGTCCGGCACGGTCGGAGATATCGGCTCCCACATCATCGACCTGGCCGAGCACCTCTTCGGCGACATCGTCCGCGTCGCCGCCCGGGCGCGCAGCTTCGGAGTCGATGGCTGGCGCCCCGACGCCGAGCGCATCGATGGCGACCTCATCGACGACGCCGCCGTCTGGCTTGCCGAGTTCTCGAACGGAGCGATCGGCACCTTCAGCGTCAACCAGTTCGCGGTGGGTCGGAAGAACCGCGTCTACTTCGAATTCGACGCCACGCGCGCATCGGTGCAGTTCGACTGGAACGACCGCGAGACGTTCAAGGTCGCCTATGTCGACGACCCCGCTGATCACCGCGGCTTCCGCACGATCCACACCAACGATCAGCATCCCGACGGATGGTGGCGCCTGGCAGGGCTCGGCACCGGCTACGTCGATGTGTCGGCAATCCAGTTCCAGCACTTCGTGCGGGCCATCGTCTCCGGTGAGCCGACCGCGCCTGACTTCGCCCGCGCGGCGCATGTCGAGGATGTGGTCGCGGCCGTCTACCGCGCTGGCCAATCGGATTCATGGGTCGACGTGACCGACGGGGGAGCGATCTGA
- a CDS encoding LacI family DNA-binding transcriptional regulator, whose translation MTHDDIARACGVSRATVSYVLNDVPGRMISDATKELVLRTARELGHVPYAPARMLRLGRSDVVLALVRDFSPGFISNSLLKRLDVALAERGFVLLTHRYDASLRSLQELWQLVSPSLVVVMGGLTLSEQERLDATAQRVLRVHGTLPNAEIGRMQAAYLAERGHRVIGSAVPGERSLALIALERLRGLREECARLGLADPQEVVVDPADVESAAAALDALLAIDGLTAVAAHNDDIAVALIGAMRSRGLVPGEDLAIVGVDNSPTARTEVSTVEIDVDRWADRVIAAAVAILDDVEPPEVGGDDLIRMISRSSA comes from the coding sequence GTGACGCATGATGACATCGCGCGCGCGTGCGGTGTCTCGCGCGCGACCGTGAGCTACGTGCTCAACGATGTACCGGGCCGCATGATCTCCGATGCCACGAAGGAGCTCGTGCTGCGCACGGCCCGCGAGCTCGGCCACGTGCCGTATGCGCCTGCGCGCATGCTGCGCCTCGGGCGAAGCGATGTGGTGCTCGCTCTCGTGAGGGACTTCTCGCCCGGGTTCATCTCGAACTCTCTGCTCAAACGGCTCGACGTCGCGCTCGCCGAGCGCGGGTTCGTGTTGCTCACGCATCGATACGATGCCTCCCTGCGCTCGCTGCAGGAGCTGTGGCAGCTGGTATCCCCGAGCCTGGTGGTGGTGATGGGCGGACTCACACTGTCGGAGCAGGAGCGTCTTGACGCGACAGCGCAGCGGGTGCTGCGCGTTCATGGCACTCTGCCGAACGCCGAGATCGGCCGGATGCAGGCGGCCTATCTGGCTGAGCGCGGCCACCGTGTCATCGGCTCGGCGGTGCCGGGCGAGCGAAGCCTGGCTCTCATCGCGCTGGAGCGTCTGCGGGGTCTGCGAGAGGAATGCGCGCGGCTGGGGCTCGCCGACCCTCAGGAGGTCGTGGTCGACCCCGCTGACGTCGAGTCGGCGGCTGCCGCCCTCGATGCGCTTCTGGCGATCGATGGGCTGACGGCGGTTGCCGCGCACAACGACGACATCGCGGTGGCTCTGATCGGCGCGATGCGCTCTCGCGGTCTCGTGCCGGGGGAGGACCTGGCGATCGTCGGCGTCGACAATTCTCCAACGGCTCGCACCGAGGTGTCCACGGTGGAGATCGACGTCGATCGGTGGGCGGACCGGGTGATCGCGGCGGCAGTGGCGATTCTCGATGACGTGGAGCCCCCCGAAGTGGGCGGCGATGACCTGATCCGGATGATCTCCCGCTCGAGCGCCTGA